One Leclercia pneumoniae genomic region harbors:
- a CDS encoding diguanylate cyclase: MNRKFRDIDATVRGLNSATDAHFKWLVKVLRYVASREGDLPEITCTDAHHHCEFGHWLNDKLLEEREDKNFLLDINKQHIVIHYACRTMITEIIENKDASSAYEDFENALLAFTESLTLFKVHLLQLRTSYDALTGLPLRRVLDESFASMNKELSDDGLYLLLLDVDHFKKVNDDYGHLNGDIVLQSLATHLDNHVRASESVYRYGGEEFIILLHVRDDNEAIATAERLRRLISEMVIVAGEYHINVTFTSGLTRIKYGEPLREAVERADLALYKGKASGRNCTMLINTQRETQRYSD; encoded by the coding sequence ATGAACAGGAAGTTCAGAGATATCGACGCGACCGTGCGTGGACTCAATAGCGCAACTGATGCGCATTTTAAATGGCTGGTAAAAGTTCTCCGTTATGTAGCGAGTCGTGAGGGCGATTTACCTGAAATCACCTGCACCGACGCGCATCATCATTGTGAATTTGGACACTGGCTGAATGACAAATTGCTTGAGGAGCGAGAGGATAAAAACTTTCTCCTGGACATTAATAAACAGCATATTGTGATTCATTACGCCTGTCGTACCATGATTACGGAAATCATTGAGAACAAAGACGCTTCCAGTGCCTATGAGGACTTTGAAAACGCGCTGTTAGCCTTCACGGAATCTCTCACTCTTTTTAAAGTGCATCTTTTGCAGCTGCGCACAAGTTATGACGCACTCACAGGGTTACCTTTACGCCGCGTGCTTGATGAATCTTTCGCGAGCATGAATAAAGAGTTAAGCGATGATGGTCTTTATCTGTTGCTGCTCGATGTCGATCATTTCAAAAAAGTGAATGATGATTACGGCCATTTGAATGGCGATATTGTATTGCAATCATTGGCAACGCATCTTGATAACCACGTTCGCGCATCAGAGTCGGTATATCGCTACGGGGGTGAGGAGTTTATTATTCTGCTGCACGTCAGGGATGATAACGAAGCTATCGCAACGGCGGAACGACTCCGTCGACTGATTTCTGAAATGGTGATTGTCGCAGGGGAATATCATATCAATGTGACGTTCACCTCGGGATTAACCAGAATAAAGTATGGCGAACCCCTTCGGGAAGCGGTCGAGAGAGCAGATTTAGCTTTATATAAAGGCAAAGCCAGCGGCCGAAATTGTACGATGTTGATAAACACCCAGCGTGAAACGCAGAGATATAGCGATTAA
- a CDS encoding TonB-dependent copper receptor: protein MNKECFVLHPLALALLGALSFTSQAAERTTAPQVNDGDVITVTAPVLSPLEVVTSPKTPRQPVPASDGSDYLKTIPGFSQIRNGGSNGDPVFRGMFGSRLRLLTNDSEMLGACPSRMDAPSSYISPESYDLLTVIKGPETVLWGPGNSAGTVRFEREPPRFDKAGIKGDASLLAASNDRVDENADVSFGNDKGYVRLTGNNSKAGDYKDGNGDRVASKWDKWNTDLAIGWTPDADTLLELTAGQGDGDASYAGRGMDGSQFKRESLGLRFKKENIGEVFDSLDMSAYYNYANHIMDNYSMRSPGAPASGTMPMGSMDMSMPREKQVDRRTVGGRVMGTWLWSDYELKSGLDTQLNTHRSNEDDEDEGWQEDARFHDYGAFSELTWSATDLSKVIGGARLDKVEVDNFTGVGSSSRQDTLPAGFLRVEHNLGSQPAMVYAGLGYTERFPDYWELFSPTYGPDGTTDVFDNLKPEKTTQLDVGAQYKGKKTTGWISAYIGRINDYILFLYDSDDSHVSQADNVDATIMGGEMGASYQLSERWKTDATLNYAWGENTDEHQPLPQMPPLEARLGLTWEKGDWSSTGLLRMVSPQHRVALNEGNVVGKDFDQSAGFAIVSANAAYKVNKFLKLSSGVDNLLDKSYSEHLNLAGNSSFGYSSDTPVNEPGRTFWAKMNVEF, encoded by the coding sequence ATGAATAAAGAATGCTTTGTCCTTCATCCGCTGGCGCTTGCGCTACTGGGCGCATTGTCATTTACTTCTCAGGCGGCTGAACGAACTACGGCCCCGCAGGTAAACGATGGCGATGTCATCACCGTAACCGCGCCCGTGCTCTCCCCGCTGGAAGTGGTGACCTCGCCAAAAACGCCACGCCAGCCGGTGCCGGCCAGCGACGGTTCTGATTACCTCAAAACCATTCCCGGGTTTAGCCAGATCCGTAACGGAGGGAGCAACGGCGACCCGGTATTCCGCGGCATGTTTGGCTCACGCCTGCGCCTGTTGACCAATGACAGCGAGATGTTAGGTGCCTGTCCTTCGCGTATGGATGCGCCAAGCTCCTATATTTCGCCAGAAAGTTATGACCTGCTGACGGTGATCAAAGGGCCCGAAACCGTACTCTGGGGGCCGGGTAACTCTGCCGGAACGGTACGATTCGAACGTGAACCTCCGCGTTTCGATAAGGCCGGCATAAAGGGGGACGCCAGTTTGCTGGCCGCCTCTAACGATCGCGTTGATGAAAATGCCGACGTCAGCTTTGGCAACGATAAGGGCTACGTGCGCCTGACGGGGAATAATTCGAAAGCGGGGGATTACAAAGATGGCAATGGCGATCGCGTCGCCTCGAAGTGGGATAAATGGAACACCGATTTGGCCATCGGCTGGACGCCGGATGCGGACACGTTGCTGGAGTTGACCGCCGGGCAGGGCGATGGCGATGCCAGCTATGCCGGGCGTGGCATGGACGGCTCGCAATTCAAACGTGAAAGCCTGGGGCTGCGCTTCAAAAAAGAGAATATCGGCGAGGTCTTCGATTCGCTGGATATGAGCGCGTATTACAACTATGCCAACCACATTATGGATAACTACTCCATGCGTTCGCCGGGAGCGCCCGCTTCAGGCACCATGCCGATGGGATCGATGGATATGTCGATGCCAAGGGAAAAACAGGTCGATCGGAGGACGGTAGGGGGCAGGGTGATGGGAACCTGGCTGTGGTCTGATTATGAGCTGAAAAGCGGTCTCGATACGCAACTGAATACCCATCGCAGCAACGAAGATGATGAGGACGAAGGCTGGCAGGAAGATGCTCGCTTTCATGACTATGGTGCCTTTAGCGAACTGACGTGGAGTGCGACCGACCTCAGCAAAGTGATTGGCGGTGCGCGTCTGGATAAGGTGGAAGTGGATAACTTTACTGGCGTTGGTAGCAGCAGTCGGCAAGACACGCTTCCGGCCGGCTTCTTACGGGTTGAGCATAATCTCGGATCTCAGCCAGCGATGGTCTACGCCGGACTGGGATACACCGAGCGTTTCCCGGATTACTGGGAACTCTTTTCACCCACCTATGGACCGGATGGCACCACGGATGTCTTTGATAATCTGAAACCGGAAAAAACCACCCAGCTTGATGTTGGGGCACAATACAAAGGGAAAAAAACGACCGGCTGGATCTCCGCCTATATCGGACGGATTAACGACTATATCCTCTTTCTGTACGATTCCGATGATAGCCACGTCAGCCAGGCAGATAACGTTGATGCCACCATTATGGGGGGCGAGATGGGTGCCTCTTATCAGCTAAGCGAACGGTGGAAAACAGATGCCACCCTGAACTACGCCTGGGGGGAAAATACGGACGAACATCAGCCGCTGCCACAAATGCCGCCGCTGGAAGCTCGCCTTGGCCTGACGTGGGAGAAAGGCGACTGGAGCTCTACAGGGCTGTTGCGTATGGTCAGCCCGCAGCACCGGGTGGCGTTGAACGAGGGGAACGTGGTAGGCAAAGACTTTGATCAGAGTGCCGGGTTTGCCATTGTTTCCGCCAACGCTGCGTACAAGGTCAATAAATTCCTGAAACTCAGCAGTGGCGTTGATAATCTGCTGGATAAAAGTTACAGCGAACACCTTAACCTGGCGGGAAACAGTAGCTTCGGTTACTCCTCTGATACCCCTGTCAATGAGCCAGGGCGAACCTTCTGGGCCAAAATGAACGTTGAATTTTAA
- a CDS encoding glycoside-pentoside-hexuronide (GPH):cation symporter, translating to MTEKITRKEKISYGLGDMASHIGLDNVIIFLTFYYTDVVGLPAAFVGTMFLLARTADAIIDPAMGYIADRTRTRWGKFRPWMLWLALPFGASCLLTYAVPESLDLHGKMIFATVSYTLMMLMYTAINIPYCSMGAVITPDNEARISLQSYRFFLATLGGALSTFFMMPLAEFIGGDDKLVGYRWAMGIMATVAVIMFWICFANTRERINAPATHNNYLSELRDLLRNDQWRVVAVLVLTNIGFGVIRLGAMMYFVTYYLGSASYFMWMLGAHILGKAAGSALAKRLTRDYSKVQMFGYCAVLAGVLSIALFFAPKSVLVLVPMTFIISTLYQATTTLMWVMMADVADYGEWKQGKRMDGVIFSTFLAVLKLGMAISGAIVGWTLGFSGYVANAPEQTSTAMYCIIALFTVVPGILSLAAFATLRWYKLDDSTMKSIQLAKQTFS from the coding sequence ATGACCGAAAAAATTACCCGTAAAGAAAAAATCAGCTACGGGCTGGGCGATATGGCCAGCCATATAGGGCTGGATAACGTCATTATTTTTCTGACCTTCTATTATACCGATGTGGTCGGGCTGCCTGCTGCCTTTGTTGGCACCATGTTTTTACTGGCGCGTACCGCCGATGCCATCATTGACCCGGCCATGGGATATATTGCTGACCGCACCCGTACCCGCTGGGGTAAGTTCCGACCATGGATGTTGTGGCTGGCCCTGCCATTTGGTGCCAGCTGCCTGCTGACCTATGCGGTACCGGAATCGCTCGATCTTCATGGTAAAATGATTTTCGCCACCGTCAGCTATACCCTGATGATGCTGATGTACACCGCCATTAATATTCCATACTGCTCTATGGGGGCGGTCATTACGCCAGATAACGAAGCGCGTATTTCTCTGCAATCTTATCGCTTCTTCCTTGCCACCCTGGGCGGCGCATTATCCACTTTCTTTATGATGCCATTGGCCGAGTTTATTGGCGGAGATGACAAATTAGTCGGTTATCGCTGGGCCATGGGAATAATGGCGACGGTGGCGGTCATCATGTTCTGGATCTGCTTCGCCAATACCCGGGAGAGGATTAATGCCCCCGCGACCCATAATAATTACCTCTCTGAATTACGCGATTTGTTACGCAACGATCAGTGGCGCGTTGTGGCCGTTCTGGTACTGACTAACATCGGCTTCGGCGTAATTCGCCTCGGCGCCATGATGTATTTCGTCACCTATTATCTCGGCAGCGCCAGCTATTTTATGTGGATGCTGGGGGCGCATATTCTGGGTAAAGCCGCCGGTAGCGCACTGGCAAAACGCCTGACGCGTGACTACAGCAAAGTGCAAATGTTCGGCTATTGTGCGGTGCTGGCCGGGGTACTGAGCATCGCCCTGTTCTTCGCGCCAAAATCCGTGCTGGTGCTGGTGCCAATGACATTCATCATCTCTACCCTCTACCAGGCCACCACCACGCTAATGTGGGTCATGATGGCCGACGTCGCCGACTACGGCGAATGGAAACAGGGCAAACGCATGGATGGGGTTATCTTCTCGACCTTCCTGGCGGTGCTCAAACTCGGTATGGCCATCAGCGGCGCCATTGTTGGCTGGACGCTGGGCTTTAGCGGCTATGTGGCGAATGCGCCGGAACAGACCTCTACCGCCATGTACTGCATCATCGCCCTCTTTACCGTGGTGCCGGGCATCCTTTCGCTGGCCGCCTTCGCGACTCTGCGCTGGTACAAACTCGACGACAGCACCATGAAATCCATCCAACTCGCCAAACAGACTTTTTCTTAA
- the yoaI gene encoding small membrane protein YoaI, producing MNDPAFGDVIYISGTFFTIVFILVASVLWLEKHA from the coding sequence ATGAACGATCCTGCTTTTGGCGATGTAATCTATATTTCCGGCACCTTTTTCACCATTGTTTTTATTCTGGTCGCCTCGGTACTTTGGCTCGAAAAGCACGCGTAA
- a CDS encoding YeaH/YhbH family protein, with translation MTWFIDRRLNGKNKSTVNRQRFLRRYKAQIKQSISEAINKRSVTDVDSGESVSIPTDDISEPMFHQGRGGLRHRVHPGNDHFIQNDRIERPQGGGGGSGSGQGQASQDGEGQDEFVFQISKDEYLDLLFEDLALPNLKKNQHRQLTEYKTHRAGYTANGVPANISVVRSLQNSLARRTAMTAGKRRALRELEASLQTVENSEPVQLLEEERLRKEIAELRAKIERVPFIDTFDLRYRNYEKRPEPSSQAVMFCLMDVSGSMDQTTKDMAKRFYILLYLFLSRTYKNVEVVYIRHHTQAKEVDEHEFFYSQETGGTIVSSALKLMDEVVKERYDPAQWNIYAAQASDGDNWADDSPLCHEILAKKLLPVVRYYSYIEITRRAHQTLWREYEHLQATFENFAMQHIRDQDDIYPVFRELFHKQSATSNS, from the coding sequence ATGACCTGGTTTATTGACCGGCGTCTTAACGGCAAAAACAAGAGCACGGTGAATCGCCAACGCTTCTTGCGCCGTTATAAAGCGCAAATCAAACAGTCGATCTCCGAGGCCATTAATAAGCGTTCGGTGACCGATGTCGATAGCGGCGAGTCCGTCTCTATTCCGACGGACGATATTAGCGAGCCAATGTTTCACCAGGGACGCGGCGGTTTACGCCATCGCGTACATCCCGGTAACGATCACTTTATCCAGAATGACCGCATCGAGCGTCCGCAGGGCGGCGGTGGCGGTTCTGGCAGCGGCCAGGGCCAGGCGAGTCAGGATGGTGAAGGACAGGATGAATTCGTTTTTCAGATCTCCAAAGATGAGTATCTCGATCTGCTGTTTGAAGATTTGGCCCTGCCAAATCTGAAGAAAAATCAGCACCGTCAGTTAACCGAGTATAAAACCCATCGCGCGGGTTATACCGCGAATGGCGTACCGGCAAACATCAGCGTGGTGCGCTCGCTGCAGAACTCGCTGGCGCGGCGGACCGCCATGACAGCAGGCAAACGTCGGGCGCTACGCGAACTGGAAGCCAGCCTGCAAACGGTGGAAAACAGCGAGCCTGTGCAACTGCTGGAAGAGGAGCGTCTGCGCAAAGAGATTGCCGAGTTACGCGCTAAGATCGAACGCGTGCCCTTTATCGACACCTTCGACTTGCGTTACAGGAACTATGAAAAACGCCCTGAGCCCTCAAGCCAGGCGGTGATGTTCTGTCTGATGGACGTCTCCGGCTCGATGGATCAGACCACTAAGGATATGGCCAAACGCTTTTATATCCTGCTCTATCTGTTCCTGAGCAGAACCTATAAAAACGTGGAGGTGGTCTATATTCGTCACCACACTCAGGCGAAAGAAGTAGATGAACACGAGTTCTTCTACTCTCAAGAGACAGGGGGCACCATTGTCTCTAGTGCCCTGAAGTTAATGGACGAGGTGGTGAAAGAGCGCTACGACCCGGCACAATGGAATATCTATGCGGCTCAGGCCTCCGATGGGGATAACTGGGCAGACGATTCACCGCTGTGTCATGAGATCCTGGCGAAAAAACTGCTGCCCGTGGTGCGCTACTATAGCTATATTGAGATCACCCGTCGGGCACACCAGACCCTGTGGCGTGAATATGAACATCTGCAGGCGACGTTTGAAAACTTCGCGATGCAGCATATCCGCGACCAGGATGATATTTATCCCGTCTTCCGTGAGCTCTTCCACAAGCAATCGGCCACCAGCAACAGCTAA